One genomic window of Polyangium aurulentum includes the following:
- a CDS encoding DUF1552 domain-containing protein — MIHKPKMSRRAWLGGAGVVLALPFLEYFAPRTARAEISNIRRLITFYVPNGIDMKSWTPTAEGANYELSPILKPLENVKDKLLVLTGIENAPARPDGPGDHAAGTGSFLTCRHVIKFEDSSLKNGISMDQVAAEVLGKDTPFKSLQLGTDGGSSAGDCDSGYSCAYSRNISWASETQPLPKIVKPEVVWDMLFLDKVSQGSPEEIERRKLYRKSILDSVLGQANGLSGRLGSADRMKLDEYMTSVRELELKIEKGAGAVCMPPNQPPDSYSYEEHVDLMIDLMAAAMQCDSTRVVSFMLGNAGSGRSYPFIDVPEAHHELSHHQGDPAKQAKLAKIDTWEVSKLARLLEKLNTITDAQGNPLLDTTAVFFSSEIEDGDAHRHSNLPVLLAGSAGGAFKTGRHVTYADKPPMANLFISILNAMGVDISTFGDNGTGPISNLS; from the coding sequence GTGATTCACAAGCCCAAGATGTCCCGTCGCGCCTGGCTCGGCGGCGCGGGCGTGGTCCTCGCGCTGCCCTTCCTCGAGTATTTCGCGCCGCGCACGGCCCGCGCCGAGATCAGCAACATCCGCCGCCTCATCACGTTCTACGTGCCGAACGGCATCGACATGAAATCGTGGACGCCGACGGCCGAGGGGGCGAACTACGAGCTGAGCCCGATCCTGAAGCCCCTCGAGAACGTGAAGGACAAACTCCTGGTCCTCACCGGGATCGAGAACGCCCCGGCGAGGCCCGATGGCCCCGGCGATCACGCGGCCGGCACCGGCAGCTTCCTCACCTGCCGGCACGTCATCAAGTTCGAGGATTCGAGCCTCAAGAATGGTATCTCGATGGACCAGGTCGCGGCCGAGGTCCTCGGAAAAGATACGCCGTTCAAGTCCTTGCAGCTCGGCACCGACGGCGGGTCGAGCGCGGGCGACTGCGATTCGGGCTATAGCTGCGCGTATTCGAGGAACATCTCCTGGGCCTCGGAGACGCAGCCGCTGCCGAAGATCGTGAAGCCGGAGGTCGTCTGGGACATGCTGTTCCTGGACAAGGTGTCGCAGGGCTCGCCCGAGGAGATCGAGAGGCGCAAGCTCTATCGGAAGAGCATCCTCGATTCGGTGCTCGGGCAGGCGAACGGCCTTTCGGGCAGGCTCGGGTCGGCCGACAGGATGAAGCTCGACGAGTACATGACGAGCGTGCGGGAGCTCGAGCTGAAGATCGAGAAGGGCGCCGGCGCGGTGTGCATGCCGCCCAACCAGCCGCCGGACAGCTATTCGTACGAGGAGCACGTGGACCTCATGATCGACCTCATGGCGGCCGCGATGCAATGCGACTCGACGCGCGTCGTCTCGTTCATGCTGGGCAACGCGGGCAGCGGCAGGTCGTATCCGTTCATCGACGTCCCCGAGGCGCACCACGAGCTGTCGCACCACCAGGGCGATCCGGCGAAGCAGGCCAAGCTCGCGAAGATCGACACCTGGGAGGTGTCGAAGCTCGCGCGGCTGCTCGAGAAGCTGAATACGATCACCGACGCGCAGGGCAATCCGCTCCTCGACACGACGGCGGTCTTCTTCTCGAGCGAGATCGAGGACGGCGACGCGCACCGCCACTCCAACCTGCCGGTGCTTTTGGCCGGCAGCGCGGGCGGGGCCTTCAAGACGGGGCGCCACGTGACGTACGCCGACAAACCCCCGATGGCGAACCTGTTCATCTCGATCCTCAACGCGATGGGCGTCGACATCTCGACCTTCGGGGACAACGGGACGGGCCCCATCTCGAATCTGTCGTAA
- a CDS encoding DUF1592 domain-containing protein produces MRRLLLGNVLMISALVAGCSGDDAGPTLDPGRVTMHRLNRVEYNNTVRDLLGTQQRPADDFPTDNSDFGYDNIADSLSMSTIQLELYERAAESLAEEAMKISVPSTETKFEAEKLPATNGGPHGDAWNLWSNGTVTATMNVATAGEYLISIRAWENHAGAEYSKLELSIDGKVVKVFDIKAVSATPEVVTATVQLTAGNRKVEVAFLNDYYDEAASQDRNLYVDWIKVTGPQNAVVSNGIRDKIVTCDPASGEACLRKILADFGQRAWRRPLTEAEVTDLLGLIDKVKAEGDSVDKGIEVALRALLLSPHFIFRPEVEVGSGSAAPHALNGYEIASRLSYFLWSSMPDDELFTAAANGSLNDPAGIRAQVDRMLDDPKAQSLIENFAGQWLHTRALDSHQPDYVLFPEFDEKLRVAMRIESELFFKEFLTTDLPMNDMLTADFTFVNDRLAEYYGVALPGTGDEFVRVQLDAPDRRGLFTQSGILTVTSYPRRTSPVKRGKWALTQILCDSPPPPPPGVEGLKDIDPTASLRERLEMHRKNEPCKSCHATMDQIGFGMEQFDAIGQPRTEDQGFPIDATGTLPTGESFNGAVEMGQVLHDDTRFGRCVTTHLLTYALGRGMSPSDDPYLDQISAEFQGGGYKLKELIAIIATSEPFRTRRGESGGAK; encoded by the coding sequence ATGAGGCGTCTTCTTCTCGGTAATGTTTTGATGATATCGGCGCTCGTCGCGGGCTGTAGCGGCGACGACGCGGGACCGACGCTCGATCCGGGCCGGGTCACGATGCACCGGCTGAATCGGGTGGAGTACAACAACACCGTCCGCGATCTGCTCGGCACGCAGCAGCGCCCCGCGGACGATTTCCCGACGGACAACAGCGACTTCGGCTACGACAACATCGCCGATTCGCTCTCGATGTCGACGATCCAGCTCGAGCTGTACGAGCGCGCGGCCGAATCTCTCGCCGAGGAGGCGATGAAGATCTCGGTGCCCTCGACGGAGACCAAGTTCGAGGCCGAGAAGCTTCCGGCCACCAACGGCGGCCCGCACGGCGACGCGTGGAACCTCTGGTCGAACGGCACGGTCACCGCGACGATGAACGTCGCCACCGCCGGTGAATACCTCATCTCGATCCGCGCCTGGGAAAACCACGCCGGCGCCGAGTACTCCAAGCTGGAGCTGTCGATCGACGGCAAGGTGGTCAAGGTCTTCGACATCAAGGCCGTCAGCGCCACGCCCGAGGTCGTCACCGCGACCGTCCAGCTCACGGCCGGAAATCGCAAGGTCGAGGTCGCGTTCCTCAACGATTACTACGACGAGGCGGCGAGCCAGGACCGAAACCTGTACGTCGACTGGATCAAGGTGACGGGGCCCCAGAACGCGGTCGTGTCCAACGGGATCCGCGACAAGATCGTCACCTGCGACCCGGCGTCGGGGGAGGCGTGCCTGCGCAAGATCCTCGCCGATTTCGGCCAGCGCGCCTGGCGCCGCCCGCTCACCGAGGCCGAGGTGACCGATCTGCTCGGGCTCATCGACAAGGTGAAGGCCGAGGGCGACAGCGTCGACAAGGGCATCGAGGTCGCGCTGCGGGCGCTCCTGCTCTCGCCGCATTTCATCTTCCGCCCGGAGGTCGAGGTGGGCTCGGGCTCGGCCGCGCCGCACGCCTTGAACGGCTACGAGATTGCCTCGCGGCTCTCGTACTTCCTCTGGAGCAGCATGCCCGACGACGAGCTGTTCACCGCGGCGGCGAACGGGAGCCTCAACGATCCGGCCGGGATTCGCGCGCAGGTCGATCGCATGCTCGACGATCCGAAGGCCCAGTCGCTCATCGAGAACTTCGCGGGGCAATGGCTGCACACCCGGGCGCTCGACAGCCACCAGCCCGATTACGTGCTCTTCCCGGAGTTCGACGAGAAGCTGCGCGTGGCGATGCGCATCGAGAGCGAGCTGTTCTTCAAGGAGTTCCTGACGACGGACCTCCCGATGAACGACATGCTCACGGCCGATTTCACGTTCGTGAACGACCGGCTGGCCGAGTATTACGGCGTGGCGCTCCCCGGGACCGGGGACGAGTTCGTGCGCGTGCAGCTCGACGCCCCCGACCGCCGCGGCCTGTTCACGCAGAGCGGGATCCTGACGGTCACCTCGTATCCGAGGCGCACCTCGCCCGTGAAGCGCGGCAAATGGGCGCTCACCCAGATCCTCTGCGACTCGCCCCCGCCGCCGCCGCCCGGGGTCGAGGGATTGAAGGACATCGATCCGACCGCGTCGCTGCGCGAGCGCCTCGAGATGCACCGCAAGAACGAGCCGTGCAAATCGTGCCACGCGACCATGGACCAGATCGGGTTCGGCATGGAGCAGTTCGACGCAATCGGCCAGCCCCGCACCGAGGATCAGGGCTTCCCCATCGACGCGACGGGCACGCTGCCCACGGGAGAGTCGTTCAACGGTGCCGTCGAGATGGGCCAGGTGCTGCACGATGACACGCGGTTCGGCCGCTGCGTGACCACGCACCTGCTCACCTACGCGCTCGGGCGAGGAATGAGCCCGAGCGACGATCCGTATCTCGACCAGATCTCCGCCGAGTTCCAGGGCGGCGGTTACAAGCTGAAAGAGCTCATCGCCATCATCGCGACCAGCGAGCCGTTCCGCACGCGCCGCGGAGAGTCCGGAGGTGCCAAGTGA
- a CDS encoding PEGA domain-containing protein — translation MTTRRGRWWAAGLLLASITTGAPGAMAQVPSGGAAATDAQKDATKLLEDGKKAAKAGQWEKAREAFAAAYAQKPDPAIAGQLGLAELKASKPREAAEHLSIFLRDAPGASADEKQAAQKGLDDAKARLGTLFITVNVAGADVSVNGQAAGKTPLPGPVFLDPGSREIEVKKEGFEPAKELLVVAPGTETEMEVALAPVAAAAEPEKPPEPKKEPEPPPAPPRPKWQTYGMIGGAGLTALGLGLGIGLTVAANGKSAEADERLAVLRRNTPSTSTLCGPNGFAPHRSACAELKNTLSTQDAMANGAMAGYIIGGVAALGTVGLYLLPKTGFGRKLMGVNVMPVLPVMGGDQAGGMVVGSF, via the coding sequence ATGACGACACGGCGAGGGCGATGGTGGGCGGCGGGCTTGCTTCTGGCGAGCATCACGACGGGCGCACCCGGCGCGATGGCGCAGGTGCCGAGCGGAGGAGCGGCCGCAACGGACGCCCAGAAGGACGCGACGAAGCTCCTCGAGGACGGCAAGAAGGCCGCGAAGGCGGGGCAGTGGGAGAAGGCGCGCGAGGCGTTCGCCGCAGCCTACGCGCAGAAGCCCGACCCCGCGATCGCGGGGCAGCTCGGCCTGGCCGAGCTGAAGGCGAGCAAGCCGCGCGAGGCGGCCGAGCACCTGTCGATCTTCCTGCGCGACGCTCCCGGCGCGAGCGCCGATGAAAAGCAAGCGGCGCAAAAGGGGCTCGACGACGCGAAGGCGCGGCTCGGGACGCTGTTCATCACGGTGAACGTCGCGGGCGCAGACGTGAGCGTGAACGGCCAGGCGGCGGGCAAGACGCCGCTGCCCGGGCCGGTCTTCCTCGACCCTGGGAGCCGCGAGATCGAGGTGAAGAAGGAGGGCTTCGAGCCTGCGAAGGAGCTGCTCGTGGTGGCGCCTGGCACGGAGACCGAGATGGAGGTCGCGCTCGCGCCCGTGGCCGCGGCGGCCGAGCCCGAGAAGCCGCCCGAGCCGAAGAAGGAGCCCGAGCCGCCGCCCGCACCTCCGCGGCCGAAGTGGCAAACCTACGGGATGATCGGCGGCGCGGGGCTGACGGCGCTGGGGCTCGGGCTCGGAATCGGGCTGACGGTGGCGGCGAACGGCAAGAGCGCGGAGGCCGACGAGCGTCTCGCGGTGCTGCGGCGGAACACGCCGTCGACGAGCACGCTCTGCGGGCCCAATGGCTTTGCGCCGCACCGGAGCGCCTGCGCCGAGCTGAAGAATACGTTGAGCACGCAGGACGCGATGGCGAACGGGGCGATGGCTGGATACATCATCGGCGGCGTGGCGGCGCTCGGGACGGTGGGTTTGTATTTGCTGCCGAAGACGGGATTCGGTCGCAAGTTGATGGGCGTGAACGTGATGCCGGTGTTGCCGGTGATGGGCGGCGACCAGGCTGGCGGCATGGTCGTCGGAAGCTTCTAA